A stretch of the Oncorhynchus clarkii lewisi isolate Uvic-CL-2024 chromosome 9, UVic_Ocla_1.0, whole genome shotgun sequence genome encodes the following:
- the LOC139417496 gene encoding uncharacterized protein yields the protein MRSSARCRQYRWAVGQQVPSESGHPLCQPSVFGLRYAVSAQGILRRLCVLCLRGAGRGQCVLCLRCARANVGIEPKGEVRVVCTRAPVLTHSPVQPVPALWMVRAKVVIQPGGVVPRLRTRAPVFLHSPVHPVPPPSTRPPVRLPSLSGAASAARQSGAARAVHQSGAARAVSQELPGPSVSQELPGPSVSQELPEPPVSQELPEPSFPPVLPESQLTMLRLGKSVTNSKMIALCLFPLIVERVHMVAGIKSSSIRQENDLISANVGDTVILRCFYEGDMVVISSWYKQTLGEKLQLFSTFYNNESDATFHHKFKDNPRFSVRSGKEVNHLRISDIELSDSATYYCGSSYNNIMEFGKGTIVIVKGSGSRNTTVLQQFISGSVQPGDSVTLNCTIHTETCAGERSVYWFRHGSGEYHPGIIYTHGDRSDQCEKSPVAGSPTQSCVYNLPKRNLSLSDAGTYYCAVASCGEILFGNGTKLDIKDNGAEPFLLVYCLSSALGLSFILITVLGFIMYNMNKIKCLQCRGPVSQTRGPAVSSSDAGAQDADSLHYVALNLRNKNNRSRRQRSNMEEETVYSGIRQ from the exons atgcggtcaagcgcacggtgtcgccagtaccgGTGGGCTGTAGGCCAGCAAGTGCCaagcgagagtgggcatccattGTGCCAGCccagcgtgtttggtctccggtacgccgtttcggcccagggtatcctgcgccggctctgcgtgctgtgtctccgagGCGCTGGGAGGGGGCAGTGCGTTCTATGCCTGCGCTGTGCCCGGGCGAATGTGGGTATTGAGCcgaagggagaggtgcgagtggtatgcaccagggctccagtgctcacccacagcccggttcagcctgtgcctgcactctggatggtccgggctaaagtggtcatccagcctggaggagtggtgccaaggctacgCACCAGGGCTCCAGTGTTCCtccacagcccggtccatccggtgcctcctccaagcaccaggcctcctgtacgtctccccagcctg tcaggagctgccagtgccgcccgtcagtcaggagcagCCCGAGCCGTccatcagtcaggagctgccagggccgtcagtcaggagctgccagggccgtccgtcagtcaggagctgccagggccgtccgtcagtcaggagctgccagagccgcccgtcagtcaggagctgccagagccgtccttCCCTCCGGTGTTGCCGGAATCTCAACTtaccatgctgcgccttg GAAAGAGTGTGACAAATTCAAAAATGATCGCACTGTGTCTATTTCCACTTATCGTAGAGAGGG TTCATATGGTAGCTGGGATTAAGTCCTCGTCCATACGTCAGGAGAATGATCTCATCTCTGCCAACGTTGGAGACACAGTGATTTTACGTTGCTTCTATGAAGGCGACATGGTAGTAATTTCCTCCTGGTACAAGCAAACATTAGGAGAAAAACTTCAGCTCTTCTCAACCTTCTATAACAATGAGAGTGATGCTACGTTTCACCATAAGTTTAAGGATAATCCTCGTTTCTCAGTGCGAAGCGGCAAAGAAGTGAATCACCTAAGGATCTCCGACATCGAACTCTCGGATTCAGCAACATACTACTGTGGGAGCTCTTATAACAACATCATGGAATTTGGAAAAGGAACCATTGTCATTGTAAAAG GTTCAGGTTCTAGAAACACGACTGTGCTCCAGCAATTTATTTCTGGGTCAGTCCAGCCAGGAGACTCTGTGACTCTGAACTGTACAATACACACTGAGACCTGTGCAGGAGAACGCAGTGTCTATTGGTTCAGACATGGCTCAGGAGAATACCATCCAGGAATCATTTACACCCATGGAGACAGGAGTGATCAGTgtgagaagagccctgtggctgGGTCTCCTACACAGAGCTGTGTCTACAACCTCCCCAAGAGGAACCTCAGCCTCTCTGATGCTGGGACTTACTACTGTGCTGTGGCCTCATGTGGGGAGATTCTGTTTGGCAATGGGACCAAGCTGGACATCAAGG ACAATGGTGCAGAACCTTTTCTGTTGGTGTATTGCCTGAGCTCAGCATTGGGTCTCTCATTTATCCTGATTACTGTCCTTGGCTTCATCATGTACAATATGAACAAGATAAAGTGTCTGCAGTGTAGAG GACCCGTCTCTCAGACAAGAGGACCAGCAGTCTCTTCTTCAGATGCAGGG GCCCAAGATGCAGACAGTCTCCATTATGTAGCTCTGAATCTGAGAAACAAGAACAACAGGTCTAGAAGACAGAGAAGCAACATGGAGGAAGAGACGGTGTACTCTGGGATCAGACAGTAG